The window GGGCGAAGGCGACACCAATGAGTTCACCTACCAGGCAACACCCATCAAGATAGGTAATACGCTTTACCTTTGTACGCCTCATAACTGGGCGATAGCGCTGGACGCCGATACCGGCGAGAAAAAATGGGAATACAAGGCCGATGTGGTGGCCGATGGCCAGCGTCAGCACCAGACGTGCCGAGGCCTGTCCTATTGGGCTGGTGACGCCGCCGCAACCGGCGCGGCAGCGTCAACCGCCAGCGAAACCGCAACGGCAACGGCCGACAATGGTCAGGCCGATGCAGCGAGTGCCACGCCCGCCCCCGCAGCAGCATCAACGGGTTCCGGCGCTGCTTGCAGCAGCCGCCTGTTTCTGCCCACAGCCACAGCCAAGCTGATTGCGCTGGATCCGCAAACCGGTGAAGTATGTAAGGATTTTGCTGATAATGGCCAGCTGGATCTGACCCATAATATGCCGTTCAAGCAGCACGGCTATTATTACTCCACCTCCCCTCCCGTGGTGGCCAATGGCAAAATCGTGGTGGCCGGCGCAGTCAATGACAACTATGATATCAACTCACCCTCCGGCGTGATCCGCGCCTATGACGTTCGCAGCGGCAAACTGTTGTGGAACTGGGACTCGGGCAATCCTGACGATACCGCGCCATTCGATCCGAACAATCCGGATCAGAAATACACGGTAAGCTCGCCCAACAGCTGGTCTGTGGGCAGTGTCGATGAAAAGCTGGGCCTGGTGTATTTCCCTATGGGCAATCGCACACCTGACCAGCTCGGCCGCTACCGCAACGAGCATGAAGAAAAATATGCCACTTCAGTGGTCGCACTGGATCTGAACAACGGCCAGGCCAAATGGGTTCATCAGTTCATTCACCACGATCTGTGGGATATGGACACGCCCGCTCAGCCCACCCTGATGGATATCAGCACCGCCAGCGGCGTGGTGCCTTCTCTGGTCGTTCCCACTAAACAGGGGGACATTTATGTGCTGGATCGTCGCACCGGTGATGCCGTGTTGCCGGTACGTGAAGTCAAGGCGCCACAAGGCACGATTGAAGGCGAGCACAGCGCGCCGACACAGCCGGAATCGGCCCTGAACTTCAAGCCCGATCCGCTGACCGAGGGCAAGATGTGGGGTGGCACGCCATTTGACCAGTTATGGTGCCGCATCCAGTTCAAGACCCTGCGCTACGAAGGTCAGTACACACCGCCATCGCTGCAGGGAACGATTGTCTATCCGGGCAACTTCGGCGTGTTTAACTGGGGTGGCATTGCGGTAGATCCGAAACGCCAGGTGATGTTCGGTATGCCGCTGCAACTGGCGTTTGTATCCCAATTGGTACCCAAAGAAGCACTGGGCAAGGATGTGCAGATGAACGTCGGCGAACAGGGCGTCAATAGCAATGAAGGTGCACCATACGCCGTCAACATGCATCCTTTCCTCTCGCCACTGGGCGTGCCGTGCCAGCAACCGCCATGGGGCTCGGTCGCGGGCGTAGACCTGCGTACAGGCAAGACTGCGTGGAAACACAAGAACGGTACGATTCATGATCTGTCTCCGCTGCCGCTGCCCATCACCATGGGTGTGCCAGGCATCGGCGGCCCCATGATCACCGGTTCAGGCGTCGTGTTTATGGGCGCAGCCGTGGATGATTATCTGCGCGCCTATGATCTGACCACCGGCAAGGTATTGTGGGATGCCCGACTGCCGGCTGGCGGACAGGCCACACCAATGACCTATCTGAACAGCAAAAATGAGCAGATGGTTGTCCTGGTTGTCGGCGGACATGGTTCTATCGGCACCAAACTGGGCGACTACGTCATGGCCTACAAACTGGCTCAGTAACAAGGCGGTATCGCAGAAAGCAGTACCGCAGGGACGTTGTCGCCACAGCCCCGAGGCTGGCGGCAGCGTTGTCGCCCCACTCGCAAGCCTGCGCGCCAACAGCGGATTATTGATGCCCCAGTCGACGCGAGATGCGCTCTGCCGTCTCCAGCAGCATCGGACGTATGGCGTCGGCCGACGGTGTATGCAAGGCGTCAATCCGCGCGATATGCGGCACATTAACAGCTGCAATAACCTGCCCGTGCTCATTGCGCACGGGTGCCGCAATATTGGTCACCCCCTGGATCTGGCGACTTTTCATCACCGAACACCCGGCTTTTCTGACACTGGCCAGTTGCCGGCGCAGCTGCGCTTCCGTCAGGGTGAGTTCGCCGTCGGTAGGCACGTGGGTCTGCAGCATGCGTTCACGTTCCTCATCATTACAGAATGCCAGCAGCACCTGCCCCGACGAGGTATCACCCAGGCCCATTTCCGTGCCCAGCTTTAAGCTGAGGGACCAGCGGGCCGGGCTGTCCACCTGGGCGATAATGACCAGCCTGCCCTGTCGGTAAATACTCAGATGACAGGACTGCTGGCATTGTACGGCCAGCTCCTGCAACAGCGGCAAGGCGCATTCAGTGAGCTGGCGTACGGGATAATGGCGATGCGCAAGATGAAACAGTCGCAGTGTAAGGGTATAGCGATCGCCCGCATCAGCAGCAATATAGCCCAGTTCCTGGAGCACAATCACCATGCGGAAAATTTCACTGACCGAGCGCCCCAGCCGGGCGCTTAGTTCATTCATGGTGCAACCTTGCGGGCTTTCGCTCAGCACTTCAAGAATCGCCATCCCTTTTTCCAGCGCAGGCGCAGAATAGCGTGATGGGTTAGCACCGGGCGTCTTTTCAGTCATAAAATTGAAGTTTTACTGATAAAAATGATGTCAGAGTATACGAGGTTTTGCCTGGCTCTGGTCGGGTATTGGGGTAAATACTCAGTTAAGGAACGAGAGCGATGATTGAAGCGCGCCGGTTAATCCGGTAAGATAGCGCTGTTTGTTTATATATCAAAACGATTTTTATTAATGAAAACCAAAGGAGGGGTTCCCATGGGACAGCGTCTGGCAGGAAAAACGGTACTCATCACGGCCGCAGGCCAGGGCATTGGCAGGGCGACAGCAGAATTGTTCGCCAGCGAAGGCGCCAAAGTATATGCCACCGATATTAACGAAGCACTGCTGGCCGAACTCAAAGGCTGCGAAACCCGCAAGCTGGACGTAACCAAGCCTGAGCAGATTGCCGCGCTGCAAAAGGAAATCGGCACGGTAGATGCGCTGTTCAATTGCGCCGGATATGTGCACGACGGCAATATTCTCGGATGCGAACAGAAAGACTGGGACTTTTCCTTTGATCTGAACGTGACGTCCATGTATCACATGATTCGCGCCTTCCTGCCCGGCATGCTGGAGAAAAAACAGGGTTCCATTATCAATATGGCCTCTGCCGCATCAAGCGTCAAAGGCGTACCCAACCGCTTTGTTTACGGCACTACCAAGGCAGCGGTCATCGGGCTGACCAAGGCCGTCGCCGCCGACTACGTTGGTCAGGGCATTCGTTGCAATGCGATTTGTCCCGGCACCGTGGAATCTCCCTCGCTCAAAGACAGGATCGCCGGACAGGCCAAAAAATATGGCACATCCGAAGACGAAATGCGCGCCAACTTCGTCTCGCGTCAGCCTATCGGCCGGGTTGGCCGTCCAGAGGAAATCGCCTATCTGGCTTTATACCTGGCTTCAGATGAATCGGTTTACACCACTGGCACGACGCAAATCATTGACGGCGGCTGGTCACTGTAATCGTGCAGGCCGGTTTTGTCGGACCGGGCCAAACCGGCACTGAATACCGTTTACTACCGGCAAAAAAGAGTAGCGGGATCCGACAACGCCTCTGTTCAAAAATCATAAAGCGTGCTCACCTCCCGGCTGGCACGCTTTATTGCTTTTGCTTTATTGCTTTATTGCTCTTGGCATTGGCCGCATGGGTCGCCCCCCTGGTCTCTATCGTCCCCATTGAGCCTGCACAATAACACCAGATACAAAAATCCCCGCCTGATCGGATCCTTATTGTTTTTAACGGCAGATCCGGG of the Advenella mimigardefordensis DPN7 genome contains:
- a CDS encoding IclR family transcriptional regulator, whose amino-acid sequence is MTEKTPGANPSRYSAPALEKGMAILEVLSESPQGCTMNELSARLGRSVSEIFRMVIVLQELGYIAADAGDRYTLTLRLFHLAHRHYPVRQLTECALPLLQELAVQCQQSCHLSIYRQGRLVIIAQVDSPARWSLSLKLGTEMGLGDTSSGQVLLAFCNDEERERMLQTHVPTDGELTLTEAQLRRQLASVRKAGCSVMKSRQIQGVTNIAAPVRNEHGQVIAAVNVPHIARIDALHTPSADAIRPMLLETAERISRRLGHQ
- a CDS encoding SDR family oxidoreductase — translated: MGQRLAGKTVLITAAGQGIGRATAELFASEGAKVYATDINEALLAELKGCETRKLDVTKPEQIAALQKEIGTVDALFNCAGYVHDGNILGCEQKDWDFSFDLNVTSMYHMIRAFLPGMLEKKQGSIINMASAASSVKGVPNRFVYGTTKAAVIGLTKAVAADYVGQGIRCNAICPGTVESPSLKDRIAGQAKKYGTSEDEMRANFVSRQPIGRVGRPEEIAYLALYLASDESVYTTGTTQIIDGGWSL
- a CDS encoding membrane-bound PQQ-dependent dehydrogenase, glucose/quinate/shikimate family — its product is MNAIAALLTLLSGLVLAAGGGWLLSLGGSIYYVSAGIVLLITAFLLFNRRPFALVLYAAFLIGTAVWAFFESGYDWWPLAARLGFFLILGIILLLPGVAHPKRSRLESDRRMASNETTNAKAVLAVITIVIAIGTLGSIANPTHELEGQLPDAVVSAEPDMGNNATTGDNDWHAYGRTGYGQRYSPLSQITPENVSKLKLAWSYQTGDVKGEGDTNEFTYQATPIKIGNTLYLCTPHNWAIALDADTGEKKWEYKADVVADGQRQHQTCRGLSYWAGDAAATGAAASTASETATATADNGQADAASATPAPAAASTGSGAACSSRLFLPTATAKLIALDPQTGEVCKDFADNGQLDLTHNMPFKQHGYYYSTSPPVVANGKIVVAGAVNDNYDINSPSGVIRAYDVRSGKLLWNWDSGNPDDTAPFDPNNPDQKYTVSSPNSWSVGSVDEKLGLVYFPMGNRTPDQLGRYRNEHEEKYATSVVALDLNNGQAKWVHQFIHHDLWDMDTPAQPTLMDISTASGVVPSLVVPTKQGDIYVLDRRTGDAVLPVREVKAPQGTIEGEHSAPTQPESALNFKPDPLTEGKMWGGTPFDQLWCRIQFKTLRYEGQYTPPSLQGTIVYPGNFGVFNWGGIAVDPKRQVMFGMPLQLAFVSQLVPKEALGKDVQMNVGEQGVNSNEGAPYAVNMHPFLSPLGVPCQQPPWGSVAGVDLRTGKTAWKHKNGTIHDLSPLPLPITMGVPGIGGPMITGSGVVFMGAAVDDYLRAYDLTTGKVLWDARLPAGGQATPMTYLNSKNEQMVVLVVGGHGSIGTKLGDYVMAYKLAQ